The genomic segment ggtcgtagatgctggccgtgttggccaacagagaccTTCCTGTCCTcaaaagaatgtctctggtggtaaattggatatgttgtagtatcttcgttgtgtgttagactggatacgtcgtccgtcctttcctagcccacgtttacagctgctgttgctaactaaacggctaggatgtctcacttctttagtgaataagagttcaaaattcataccattcacaaccaaagctcatgctgaggttggcttagttcggtagttgacatgttagtcctttttaacgtatggaccgtcgtcctatcgtcctcggaacaggacgttacattttcgtcaagggcttatatagtggaggggagaagggtgtttcatagtttataacccatgtctcttcacaggggcgggccactgattgagctgggctctaaccttatgaaaatcatttctctcatttggaagctaaaattacatttaatcttttcaaatagttttatatttaaacatttaaattgaacaacaattccatgtgaatcttataactagaatgtgtagactttcccagatacagtttgtcgtcctgtcatcagtcataatgtctcagatgacaaccgaactgacatcatattcattaagtaccaacgcatattttcaactggttctattaccgaaatatggttcctttcccccacttgtttgatgttcccagactctcgaTGTTTAACAatggctattcaagagtccttcagtagagtcggagagagggaagggagaaaggtatttatgggggggtcataaaccttagccacaggccaacgtcatgacactacccATGTGCAAGGGTTCTCTTCACTCTCTTAGAGTGTTAGACAAGGGAACAAAACAGCAGAGAAATTTAGATTTGCGTTCCAACACTCTTAGTTGTTgcagaaattgacccactatgctgtttactttgtgcatctacGTCATATTGCTGACTCTACCTTTAAGTTTGTTTTGACCAAATAGATCATGATTGTGTTCCTTGCCTGGGACTCAAGTATAATGAACGCTTTAAAACtattttgatttaaaaacaattatcagttaacactcacatttctcaggtccaggcttgatacaactctctccaccatggtctctggtgttctcaggtccaggcttgatccaactctctccaccatggtctctggtgttggTAAAGCAGAAGGATAGACTGTGATTAAACTACATAcaacttataaaggctttatatagcATACATACAGTCTTCATAACAATACAAAGGGTGACAGACCAGCTCCCTATGTAGGGTGCAtacaaacacattaaaacacaccactactactaatctaactgtctgtaggtccaacagaacacattaaaacacaccactactaatcTAATTATAGAAATGATTCCAGAGGAAAACAAATGATGAAACATTGCTATGACTCACCTCTGAATGTGTTGGTCATCTATCTGACACAGGGTCACTGAGGAGAAGGAAATcccaaacccaggatagaggggttcGGTGAATGTGGTGTAGAATGTGTAAAGGTGTGTCAGTGTACCAGAGGAGGACACACTATAGAAGGACAAAATAccagctggccagtccagatacacaccaactctGTTAGAAACAGGACCAGAGATGGATCTACCGACTCTAGCATGGAATAAGACTATCAATTCATAACCTCTATCATAGCAGAATAAACTCAAGGACTTCTTATTGGCTCCAATCCTACTGTCATCCTCCTTTCCCTTCCTCTTCATTCCTTTGTACACCACACCAATGATAGCCATGCCActatccctctccacctcccagtaacaacGACCTCCAGATAAGCCTTCTCTGCAGAGAACTTGGGAATGATAGtcaaatctgtctggatggtcttcATAATGCTGCTTCTCTTTCACCCGTGTCaccttcctgttcccctcagACAGTATCAGGTTTGGGTTTGCTGTATTTGGGTCCAGGGTGAGATGACAGGCATCTGTAGACAAAAGGAGAGTTTAATCAAACCACTTCTTCatataaaatgttgttttgtagGTACAGAACAAGTATTGATTAGTTACTCGGTTACTATAGTTCTGAATATGCAGTTAATTAGGATTAAAGATACTTACATTTCCTCAGCCCTGATTTCAGCCTGCACTCTCCACCATGATCCACACTGTAGGACAAACAGGTTAATAACTGACAAAGACCTAATAAAGCAGTCAACATTTAAACCATATTGTTGTGTTCTGGTGCACTATCCAAGCTCATTACTAGAGACaaacaggtattctatcctacctactgcatacagaacggagtacaattcattactagagacatacaggtattctaccctacctactgcatacagaacggagtacagttcattactagagacatacaggtattctaccctacctactgcatacagaacagagtacaaatcattactagagacatacaggttttCAATCCTGCCTACTacatacagaacagagtacagtTCCAACAGGATATCAGAGATGCAGAAGAAGAGTATTCATGTGGTGATGATGTATGCTGTGTTGGAGTGCTCAGCCTGCTGAGTAAACTTCCCCCTTAATTTTACTATCATGTCCTCATGTTACTGACCCTACATCACTACATATGACACAACCACTGCTCACACTATTAGGACATCTATTCTGACTTACTTCAGCTTCATCAGTTTATATGTGGGATCCACCAGAGCAGCTGAAAGCAGTCCCCCTGCAgggtctcctgggtgattgtagctcaggtccagctctttcaggtgggaggggtttgacctcagagctgaagacagagcagcacagccctcctctgtgaccagacagccagacagcctacagagagacacacaacagCTCTCTTGGTTGATGTACTGGTGTCAATCATCTTGTAGGACACCAATAAatttgttcatgacacaaacattGTCATGAAACATCAGATTTTCAGAGTATTTGTTTTGCTAAGCTCAGTACTgacctgactgaaacagctgtacttaccccagtgtgtgtagtttacagtctggatcctccagtccagcagataGCAGTGTAACTCCTGAGTCCTGCAGGTCATTGTCTCTCAAGTCCAGTTGTTTCAGGTGTGAGTTGGGTGAACTCAGGACTGAGGCCAGAACTGAACAGCAACCCTCTGTCAGACCACACTGACCTAGACTAGAGGGCAGAAGAGCACATGATTAACacatgtttaacctctatgggaccggcgggacgaattcgtcccacctacgtaacagccagttgaatcctgtggcgcgattttcaaaacctttgaaatgctattacttcaatttctccaacatatgactattttacagctatttaaagacaagactctcgttaatctaaccacactgtccgatttcaaaaaggctttacaacgaaagcaaaacattagattatgtcagcagagtaccaagccagaaataatcagacacccatttttcaagctagcatataatgtcacaaaaacccagaagacagctaaatgcagcactaacctttgatgatcttcatcagatgacaaccctaggacattatgttatacaatacatgcatgttttgttcaatcaagttcatatttatatcaaaaaccagctttttacattagcatgtgacgttcagaactagcaaattccccgcaaacttccggggaattcgctaacaatttactaaattactcacgataaacgttcacaaaaagcataacaattattttaagaattatagatacagaactcctctatgcactctatgtccgattttaaaatagctgtttggtgaaagcacattttgcaatattctaagtacatagcccaggcatcacgggctagttatttagacacccggcaagtttagcactcaccaatatcacatTTCCTATTATAaaactttgattaccttttgttgtcttcgtcagaatgcactcccaggactgctacttcaataacaaatgttggtttggtccaaaataatccatcgttatatccgaatagcggcgttttgtttgtgcgtcccagacactatctgaaatgttaaatcagggtcgcgcgcatggcgcaattcgtgacaaaaaaaatctaaatattccattaccgtacttcaaagcatgtcaaccgctgtttaaaatccatttttatgccatttttctcgtaaaaagcgataatattccgaccgggaatgtccatttagctaaacagaggaaagtaaacaaagctttcggtcgacgcggaggcacgagcctgagtctcacagtactgtaaccagccactacccaaacgcgctactttttttcagccagagcctgcaaagccacgattcagctttttaccgccttctgagaccctatggcagccgtaggaagtgtcacgggacagctaagatcctcactcttcaataaacagagacaagaagaacgacaccttgtcagacaggccacttcctgcatgaaaccttctcagttttttgcctgccaaatgagttctgttatactcacagacaccattcaaacagttttagaaactttaggggttttctatccatatgtaaaaagtatatgcatattctagttactgggtaggagtggtaaccagattaaatcgggtacgttttttatccggcggtgtaaatactgcccccctagccctaacaggttgaaACATCCACATAATAACTCATATAAAGATATTTAACTCACACTAGTGTCTGTATGTTGCAGAGTGGACTGGTTAGTCCAacacagagcagctccactcctctgtctcccaggtcattgttgctgaggtccagttctctcagggggagtttggtgtctgcagagctgagaccagagtcTTACAGGATTCATATGTGAGTTTACAGCGAtccagtctggagagaggagataatCTGTTAGATATACAAATCCTTCATTATAATGATACTGTATACATCAACtcaataacagaacttacagtgcTCTCTTGCAGGTTTTAACTACCGGCAGCAACCTCTGATAACCTTCCtctgatgtgttgtatgtcttcaggtcaaactcctccagcacctcctcTGACATCAGTAACAGGTAGGCCAGGGCTGAACATTGGTCAGGTTCTAGTCTTGTTTCTGAAAGAATTCCTGATCGCAGGGAGGTCTGCATGTCTTCAACTAGAGAGTTGGCAcaaagttcattcagacagtgaaaCAAGTTGATGATCCTTTCTGGTGAGGATTCTCTTTTGATCTTGTAAGAAAGGTACCCGACTGTTCTCTTAACTGTTTTCTCATTGGTCTCTGTCGTACATCCTGTCTGTGTCAGAAGGCATCGTAACagattctgattggactccagtgagagacccagaaggaagcggaggaacaggtccaggtgtcCATTCTCACTCTTCAAGGCCTGGTACACTGCGCTCCTGAGTAAGTCAGACAACTGGATTGACTCATCATCGTAATCCTCAAAATCATCGTAATACTCATAATCATCAGCATCgtaatcatcaccatcatcattattggggagaaaacattttccttcttgtcCAGACATGATTCTAAAGCATGCACTGCTgctagaaactcctgaatgctcagatgcacaaaGCTGTAGACCTTCTCTTGGTACAACCCAGATTCTTCTTTAAAGATCTCTGTACACAATGCTGAGTACACTGATGCCTCTGTGACATCAAGGCCACACTCTCTCAGGTCTTCCTCATAGAAGATCAGGTTGCCCTTCTGCAGCTGTTGGAAAGCCAGCTTTGCCAGTTTCAGGATCATCTCTTTGTCTGACTGAGACAGGTCCTTTGGGTTTGTCTCTGTTGCTTTGTTGTACTTCTTGTTCTTCACAATGGTTTGGATGAGCATGAAGTGTGAGTACATCTGGGTCAGAGTTTTGGGGACTTCATCCTTCTCTGCCTCTTTCAGTATCATCTCAAGGACAGTGGCTgatatccaacagaagactggcatgtggcacatgatgtggaggctccttgatgtcttcatGTGTTTGATGATATCATTGGCCAGATTCTGATCTGGGATTTTCTTCCTGaaatactcctccttctgtggatcattgaaccctcgtacctctgtcacctggtcaacacactcaGGAGGGATCTGATTGGTTGCTGCAGGCCTTgaggttatccagaggagagcagagggaagcagattccccTCGATGAGGTTTGTCAGCAGCACGTCCACTGAGGTTGGCTTCGTGACATCACAGCACTTCTCATTGTTTTTGAAGTCTAGAGGAAGtcgacactcatccagaccatcaaaaatGAAAACAATTTTGGTTTCACCATCTTCAATGCTGTCAATCTCTTTCAGCTCTGGGAAGTAGTGGGAAAGAAGTTGCATCAGACTGTATTGGTCCTTTTTCAGGTTCAGATCACGGAAAGGAAGAGGAAACATGAAATGAACATCCTTATTTTCTTTTCCCTCTGCCCAGTCAAGGATgaccttctgcacagagactgtttttccaatgccagcgattccttttgtcagcacagttctgataggtTTGTCTTGTCCAGGTAAAGGCTTGAAGATGTCGTTGCATTTGATTGGTGTCTTTTGTGTGGTTTGTTTCTTGGATGCCATCTCTATCTGTCTAACCTCATGTTTATTATTGAGCCCTCcacttccaccctctgtgatgtagagctctgtgtagatgtcCTTTAACAGACTTTGGTTTCCATAGTGTCCAATTCCTTCAGATATGTGTTGATACTTGTGTTTCAGTTTAGCCTTAATGTCTTGTTGAACTGTCAGCAGAGTTTGACCTGTAGGAAAACAATGAGAGTTGGGACTCataagtttgtgtgtatgtgttttataaGGGCCTTTTTACCGTTCTTTGTAATATTGTATGAAATACAGTCTTACTTCTTCTGTCCAGAAGGTTGTGTGGGATCTTTAATGGATCCTCACTGTCCAAACTCTCCACTTCCTTATTGTCATCTGGAAATGGTTCCTGGCTGAAAGCAGGTGGCTGATCACTCTTCATTGATAGCAGGCTGGTTGTAGGGGACTCTGCTCTGGGCTTCTGGACACTGAACAAAACAGGGAGACAGATCACCTCATCAATATCTCATCAACTTCATTTTAACAACTGTATAATGGACCTTCTGCTGTATAAATCCAGATGTTTCTTTTAAATGAATCCACAATTGGGAAAACAGCAGCACTGAGTGGTTTCTCTGTCTTTTATaaagctagccatcttcagttagctagccatcttcagttagctagccatcttcagttagctatccatcttcagttagctatccatcttcagttagctagccatcttcagttagctagccatcttcagttagctagccatcttcagttagctagccagcttcagttagcttccaCATTCCAGGTCCGGCTTCACCCATACTATGATGGTGTATACTCCCGCTGCTAAGTCTAGTAGGCTTATAACTGTGTGTTGCACATGGCTAGTCGAACTCCAAACtcttcatttaggcaggttaacatttacatttacatttaagtcatttagcagacgctcttatccagagcgacttacaaattggtgcattcaccttatgatatccagtggaacaaccactttacaatagtgcatctaaatcttttaaggggggggttagaaggattactttatcctatcctaggtattccttaaataggtggggtttcaggtgtctccggaaggtggtgattgactccgctgtcctggcgtcgtaagggagcttgttccaccattggggtgccagagcagcgaacagttttgactgggctgagcgggaactgtgcttcctcagaggtaggggggccagcaggccagaggtggatgaacgcagtgcccttgtttggctgtagggcctgatcagagcctgaaggtatggaggtgccgttcccttcgtaggcaatcaccatggttttgtagcggatgcgagcttcaactggaagccagtggagagagcggaggagcggggtgacttgagagaacttgggaaggttgaaaaccagacgggctgcggcgttctggatgagttgtaggggtttaatggcacaggcagggagcccagccaacagcgagttgcagtaatccagacgggagatgacaagtgcctggattaggacctgcgccgcttcctgtgtgaggcagggtcgtactctgcgaatgttgtagagcatgaacctacaggatcgggtcaccgccttgatgttagtggagaacgacagggtgttgtccaggatcacgccaaggttcttagcactctgggaggaggacacaagggagttgtcaaccgtgatggcgagatcatggagcgggcagtccttcccgggaggaagagcagctccgtcttgccgaggttcagcttgagctggtgatctgtcatccacactgatatgtctgacagacatgcagaaatgcgattcgccgcctggttatcagaaggggaaaggagaagattaattgtgtgtcgtctgcatagcaatgataggagagaccatgtgaggatatgacagagccaagtgacttggtgtatagcgagaataggagagggcctagaacagagccctgggggacaccagtggtgagagcgcatggtgcggagacagattctcgccatgccacctggtaggagcgacctgtcaggtagggacgcaatccaagcgtgggccggcgccggagatgcccaactcggagagggtggagaggaggatctgatggttcacagtatcaaaggcagcagataggtctagaaggatgagagcagaggagagagagttagctttagcagtgcggagagcctctttgacacagagaagagcagtctcagttgaatgcccagtcttgaaacctgactgattaggatcaagaaggtcattctgagagagatagcaggagagctggccaaggacggcacgttcaagagtttggagagaaaagaaagaagggatactggtctatagttgttgacatcggagggatcgagtgtaggttttttcagaaggggtgcaactctcgctctcttgaagacggaagggacgtagccagcggtcaaggatgagttgatgagcgaggtgaggaaggggagaaggtctccggaaatggtctggagaagagaggaggggatagggtcaagtgggcaggttgttgggcggcggccgtcacaagacgcgagatttcatctggagagaggggagaaagaggtcaaagcacagggtagggcagtgtgagcaggaccagcggtgtcgtttgacttagcaaacgagggatcggatatcgtcaaccttcttttcaaaatggttgacgaagtcatccgcagagaggggaggagggggagagggggaggaggattcaggagggaggagaaggtagcaaagagcttcctagggttagaggcagatgcttggaatttagagtggtagaaagtggctttagcagcagagacagaagacgagaatgtagagaggagggagtgaaaggatgccaggtccgcaggggaggcgagttttcttccatttccgctcggctgcccggagccctgttctgtgagctcgtagtgagtcgtcgagccacggagcaggaggggaggaccgagccggcctggaggataggggacagagaaaatcaaaggatgcagaaagggaggagaggagggttgaggaggcagaatcaggagataggttggagaaggtttgagcagaggaagcgatgataggatggaagaggagagagtagcaggagagagagagcgaaggttgggacggcgcaataccatccaagtaggggcagagtgagaagtgttggatgagagcgagagggaaaaggatacaaggtagtggtcggagatttggaggggagttgcaatgagattagtggaagaacagcatctagtaaagatgaggtcaagcatattgcctgccttgtgagtaggggggaaggtgagagggtgaggtcaaaagaggagaggagtggaaagaaggaggcagagaggaatgagtcaaaggtagacgtggggaagttaaagtcacccagaactgtgagaggtgagccatcctcaggaaaggaacttatcaaggcgtcaagctcattgatgaactctccaaggggaacctggagggcgataaatgataaggatgttaagcttgaaagggctggtaactgtgacagcatggaattcaaatgaggagatagacagatgggtcaggggagaaagagagaatgtccacttgggagagatgaggattccagtgccaccaccccgctggctcgatgctctaggggtatgcgagaacacgtgggcagacgaagagagagcagtaggagtagcagtgttatctgtggtaatccatgtttccgtccagcgccaggaagtctagggactggagggtagcataggctgagatgaactcagccttgttggctgcagaccggcagttctagaggctgccggagacctggaactccacgtgggtcgtgcgcgctgggaccacaaggttagagtggcagcggccaccgcggtgtgaagcgtttgtatggcctgtgcagagagtagagaacagggatagacagacacagtagttgacaagctacagaagtggtgtttcttgtattattgtctcttgtgtctttagagaactgtttcactttgatatactttttcttctgtcctgattttctctttcttttcttctgttaactagatattctttgttgttcttaactcagggctaactccacTTATCCTGAATGAAATGTCTGAGCCActagttgaggaccaatgaaatcagatacCCTTCCTCTAACAGATTTGGTCATCTCATTCATTTGAGGAAGATAACCGATTTAAAGATTGCAGAGCTATATGATTAatacattgacatgattggttgacggtaggtggggcgGGAggtactgtataaacacaaactcacttccttgacaacagctctgcactgctccTCGAAGAACAGGAAGTATGAACgcactgacttctgcagaggccgtatcaCCGTAAAATGCTGCACGGCAAATGCAGACgtcagattgaccatgcagagcctttgttttgtatttaacctttatttaactaggcaagtcagcggtgttgcaatctactgcagagatagcttgcagagttctgtcttactatccaggtctgtacccaaacaattcgagttcctacttttaaaaatccaactttccagaaacaagtctctcactgttgccgcttgctatagaccaccctctgcccccagctgtgctctagacaccatatgtgaactgattgccccccatctatcttcagagctcgtgctgctaggtgacctaaactgggacatgcttaacaccccagccatcctacaatctaagcttgatgccctcaatctcacacaaattatcagtgaacctaccaggtacaaccccaaagctgtaaacacgggcaccctcat from the Salmo salar unplaced genomic scaffold, Ssal_v3.1, whole genome shotgun sequence genome contains:
- the LOC106592659 gene encoding LOW QUALITY PROTEIN: protein NLRC3-like (The sequence of the model RefSeq protein was modified relative to this genomic sequence to represent the inferred CDS: deleted 2 bases in 1 codon), coding for MKSDQPPAFSQEPFPDDNKEVESLDSEDPLKIPHNLLDRRSQTLLTVQQDIKAKLKHKYQHISEGIGHYGNQSLLKDIYTELYITEGGSGGLNNKHEVRQIEMASKKQTTQKTPIKCNDIFKPLPGQDKPIRTVLTKGIAGIGKTVSVQKVILDWAEGKENKDVHFMFPLPFRDLNLKKDQYSLMQLLSHYFPELKEIDSIEDGETKIVFIFDGLDECRLPLDFKNNEKCCDVTKPTSVDVLLTNLIEGNLLPSALLWITSRPAATNQIPPECVDQVTEVRGFNDPQKEEYFRKKIPDQNLANDIIKHMKTSRSLHIMCHMPVFCWISATVLEMILKEAEKDEVPKTLTQMYSHFMLIQTIVKNKKYNKATETNPKDLSQSDKEMILKLAKLAFQQLQKGNLIFYEEDLRECGLDVTEASVYSALCTEIFKEESGLYQEKVYSFVHLSIQEFLAAVHALESCLDKKENVFSPIMMMDYDDESIQLSDLLRSAVYQALKSENGHLDLFLRFLLGLSLESNQNLLRCLLTQTGCTTETNEKTVKRTVGYLSYKIKRESSPERIINLFHCLNELCANSLVEDMQTSLRSGILSETRLEPDQCSALAYLLLMSEEVLEEFDLKTYNTSEEGYQRLLPVVKTCKRALLDRCKLTYESCKTLVSALQTPNSLRELDLSNNDLGDRGVELLCVGLTSPLCNIQTLVLGQCGLTEGCCSVLASVLSSPNSHLKQLDLRDNDLQDSGVTLLSAGLEDPDCKLHTLGLSGCLVTEEGCAALSSALRSNPSHLKELDLSYNHPGDPAGGLLSAALVDPTYKLMKLNVDHGGECRLKSGLRKYACHLTLDPNTANPNLILSEGNRKVTRVKEKQHYEDHPDRFDYHSQVLCREGLSGGRCYWEVERDSGMAIIGVVYKGMKRKGKEDDSRIGANKKSLSLFCYDRGYELIVLFHARVGRSISGPVSNRVGVYLDWPAGILSFYSVSSSGTLTHLYTFYTTFTEPLYPGFGISFSSVTLCQIDDQHIQRDHGGESWIKPGPENTRDHGGESCIKPGPEKWIPQSCKTCGHVEDSTHWLQIEPLTSTVQGVKMFRHRTPKGSYECTVSGLRWLCERDVILKYHFRTWEPYSQLLKDMQYTQGGPLLDITMELGELEEVHLPHCVCLGTNPSLRNEMKILHVEEHGVSLEEVHEVTRFHAKILHPKFSVISLILRLLSWNVDVHCELMLYLTVKKQTLIPRLYLFPSNPGQILAVEEQESKFQGSKRIPITRPEQSLELNSSFRLNIPCSTSIFPPRIHLIHRDTTPSFFKVVMKITGIEMELIGDDERIVWKEIVPTDEFITETHSTSAVLGAGGPAESSLTGSAEKQLRSVRTEFVKRVSGPVLNELLDGLLQHTVINQEEMESVKVIAERAEKARDIIDMVLRKGNESCSRMINLLGELDQCLCSLLQINSVGVPT